A genomic segment from Lutibacter sp. A80 encodes:
- the rlmF gene encoding 23S rRNA (adenine(1618)-N(6))-methyltransferase RlmF yields MKTAKENNSKLHINNKHKNGYNFVALCEVYPDLKEFVFVNKYGTETIDFANPKAVKAINTALLFKFYNISFWNFPDDNLCPPIPGRVDYIHYLADLLKSSGITNNISVLDIGTGANCIYPLLGNAEYQWNFLGTDIDKKSIDRAEKIIKKNKLSNAIKLIQQKDASQIFKGILTKDTKLSATICNPPFYKSQEEAMQANARKLEGLGNTDSVESRNFSGKQQELWYKGGEKAFIHTYAYESAQFKTNCFWYTTLVSKKQNAESLVPSLKKMGATKIKTIPMHQGNKVTRIVAWTFLTEEEQKAWI; encoded by the coding sequence ATGAAAACAGCAAAAGAGAATAACAGTAAATTACATATAAATAACAAACATAAAAATGGTTATAATTTTGTGGCTTTGTGCGAAGTATATCCAGATTTAAAAGAATTTGTTTTTGTAAATAAATATGGGACTGAAACCATAGATTTTGCGAACCCGAAAGCTGTTAAAGCTATAAATACAGCGTTGCTATTTAAATTTTATAATATTTCTTTTTGGAATTTTCCTGATGATAATTTATGTCCACCAATTCCTGGAAGAGTAGATTATATTCATTATTTGGCAGATTTATTAAAATCGTCTGGAATTACTAATAATATTAGCGTTTTAGATATTGGAACAGGTGCAAATTGTATATATCCTTTACTAGGAAATGCTGAGTATCAATGGAATTTTCTAGGAACAGATATTGATAAAAAATCTATAGATAGAGCTGAAAAAATAATTAAAAAAAATAAACTTTCTAATGCCATTAAATTGATTCAGCAAAAAGATGCTAGTCAAATATTTAAAGGGATTTTAACTAAAGACACTAAATTATCGGCCACTATTTGCAATCCACCTTTTTACAAATCGCAAGAAGAAGCAATGCAAGCCAATGCTAGAAAATTAGAAGGTTTAGGAAATACAGATTCTGTTGAATCTCGTAATTTTAGTGGAAAACAGCAAGAATTATGGTATAAAGGTGGTGAAAAAGCATTTATTCATACTTATGCTTACGAAAGTGCACAATTTAAAACCAATTGTTTTTGGTATACTACCCTAGTTTCAAAAAAACAAAATGCAGAAAGCTTAGTGCCTTCATTAAAAAAAATGGGTGCCACTAAAATTAAAACAATTCCAATGCATCAAGGAAATAAAGTTACACGTATTGTTGCTTGGACTTTTTTAACTGAAGAAGAACAAAAAGCCTGGATTT
- a CDS encoding TetR/AcrR family transcriptional regulator: protein MAIRQKCDKKRKSLLSATLTLVNNNGFHAAPMSKIAKMASVSPATIYIYFENKQDLINQLYLEIKAAFSACAFKNYNEEESIKDSFKQVWMNIADFKLNQIPESNFLSQIDNSPIIDEESRLKGLKHLQPLLDLWERGQQKGVIKLVSPYLLYAYTIYPLAFLSNMKQKELIVLSEKNLEEAFQSAWNSIKA, encoded by the coding sequence ATGGCAATAAGACAAAAATGTGATAAAAAAAGAAAATCACTATTAAGTGCAACGCTTACTTTGGTAAATAACAATGGTTTTCATGCTGCTCCAATGAGTAAAATTGCAAAAATGGCAAGCGTATCACCAGCTACTATTTATATTTATTTTGAAAATAAACAAGATTTAATCAATCAGTTGTATTTAGAAATTAAAGCAGCTTTTAGTGCTTGTGCATTTAAAAATTATAATGAAGAAGAAAGTATTAAAGATAGTTTTAAACAGGTTTGGATGAATATTGCCGATTTTAAATTGAATCAAATTCCAGAATCAAATTTTTTATCGCAAATAGATAATTCACCAATAATTGATGAAGAAAGTAGACTAAAGGGTTTAAAACATTTACAACCCTTGTTAGACTTATGGGAACGCGGACAACAAAAAGGTGTTATAAAATTAGTATCGCCTTATTTATTATATGCATACACAATTTATCCCTTAGCCTTTTTATCGAATATGAAACAAAAAGAATTAATTGTTTTGTCTGAAAAAAATTTAGAAGAAGCATTTCAATCGGCTTGGAATAGTATAAAAGCATAA
- a CDS encoding NAD(P)H-binding protein has protein sequence MKKTAIILGATGLTGGILLEKLLKDQRYKTIKLFSRKKIENLPSKVEQFIGDTIALENFKKEFIADEVFCCIGTTAKKTPDKTIYKSIDYGIPVKAAKLSKQNGIDTFLVVSALGANAKSNIFYNRTKGEMEQEVLSEKIKNTYILQPSIIGGNRKENRIGEKIGLAIFKILQPFFVGKLKKYKITEAEHIAQAMLNLANSTSKEKIISSYQIKNKAINN, from the coding sequence ATGAAAAAAACGGCAATTATTTTAGGTGCAACTGGGCTTACAGGAGGTATTCTTTTAGAAAAATTATTAAAAGATCAACGGTATAAAACCATTAAATTATTTTCAAGAAAAAAGATTGAAAATTTACCTTCAAAAGTAGAGCAATTTATTGGAGATACTATTGCTCTAGAAAACTTTAAGAAAGAATTTATAGCCGATGAAGTTTTTTGTTGTATTGGAACCACTGCAAAAAAAACACCCGATAAAACTATTTATAAATCTATAGATTATGGTATTCCAGTAAAAGCGGCAAAACTTTCAAAACAAAACGGAATTGATACTTTTTTAGTGGTTTCTGCACTTGGTGCAAACGCAAAAAGTAACATTTTTTACAATAGAACAAAAGGTGAAATGGAACAAGAAGTTCTTTCTGAAAAAATTAAAAACACCTACATTTTACAACCTTCAATTATTGGTGGAAATAGAAAAGAAAATAGAATTGGTGAAAAAATTGGCTTGGCTATTTTTAAAATTCTGCAACCTTTTTTCGTTGGAAAATTAAAAAAATATAAAATTACTGAAGCTGAACATATTGCACAAGCAATGCTAAACTTAGCAAATTCAACTTCAAAAGAAAAAATAATAAGCTCATATCAAATTAAAAATAAAGCAATTAATAATTAA